A single genomic interval of Legionella israelensis harbors:
- the pgmB gene encoding beta-phosphoglucomutase codes for MSVKAMIFDLDGVITDTAKYHFQAWQTLANELDIQLDENDHEALKGIDRLASLELILAKASICKTEKEKLQLAERKNQYYRRLIQSMGPKERFAGVEEFLIALRQHGILIGLASSSKNAGLVIERLSLKAYFDYIADANKIKHGKPHPEIFLTVAQAFNIAPGHCIGVEDAVAGVRAIKAAGMMAAGIGNKQVLKEADWVFSSIINMNLQEILSVKVFCG; via the coding sequence ATGAGCGTTAAGGCTATGATTTTCGATCTGGATGGTGTTATCACTGACACAGCAAAATATCATTTTCAAGCTTGGCAAACGCTTGCCAATGAGTTGGATATCCAATTGGATGAGAACGATCATGAAGCATTGAAAGGCATTGACCGTCTTGCTTCCCTTGAATTGATTTTAGCAAAAGCTTCCATTTGCAAAACAGAAAAGGAAAAGCTTCAACTGGCTGAACGAAAAAACCAATATTATCGCAGATTAATTCAGTCAATGGGGCCTAAAGAAAGATTCGCGGGTGTAGAAGAATTTTTAATAGCCCTTCGTCAGCACGGTATATTAATTGGCCTTGCCTCATCGAGCAAAAATGCGGGTCTGGTTATCGAGCGACTTTCGCTTAAAGCCTATTTTGATTATATTGCTGATGCAAATAAAATCAAACATGGTAAACCCCATCCGGAAATTTTTTTAACAGTAGCACAAGCATTCAATATAGCACCTGGACATTGTATAGGTGTTGAAGACGCAGTAGCCGGTGTCAGGGCCATTAAAGCAGCGGGCATGATGGCTGCTGGCATTGGTAATAAACAGGTTCTGAAAGAAGCTGATTGGGTTTTTTCCTCGATTATTAATATGAATTTGCAGGAAATTTTATCTGTAAAGGTATTTTGTGGTTAA